TTGCCAAGACTGGACTCCATTTACAGAAGGCTCACTCTGCCCCACTTAGAAACTACTTCCCTGGAGTAGCTAGAGACGAGGAGCTCATCTTTAATGGCAACTCCATTTACCAGACCAACTTCTCTGATCTGGTTGGCAATGGGACCTTTGTGGACGGCGGGGATTCTATCCAATGCGGGGAGAACTTTGTGGACATGGAGTGCTTCATGATTCTGACCCCCAGCCAGCAGTTGGTAGTAGCGATCATGGCACTCACCCTGGGAACCTTCACAGTGCTGGAGAACCTTATCGTACTGTGTGTGATCCTCCACTCCAGCACCCTGCGCTGTCGGCCCTCCTACCACTTCATAGGAAGCCTGGCTGTGGCTGACCTTCTGGGCAGTGTCATATTTGTGTACAGTTTCTTGGACTTCCATGTGCTACACCGGAAAGACAGCCCCAATGTGTTTCTCTTTAAGCTTGGTGGGGTCATCGCCTCTTTCAGTGCCTCTGTGGGCAGTCTCTTTCTCACAGCCATAGACCGCTACATCTCCATCCACAGGCCCATGGCTTACAAGCGGATCGTCACCAAGACAAAGGCTGTCATCGCCTTCTGCATGATGTGGACTATCTCAATCGTCATCGCGGTGCTCCCCCTACTGGGCTGGAACTGTAAGCAACTGAACTCAGTGTGCTCTGACATTTTCCCACTCATTGACGTGAAGTACCTGATGTTCTGGATAGGGATGACCAGTGTGCTGctgctgtttatcatctatgcctACATGTTCATCCTGTGGAAGGCCCACCACCACGCCTTGCGCATGATGAGCCGGCGCTCCCAGAAGAGCATCATCGTCTACACAGCGCATGGCACCAAGGTGCAGACAATGCGACCCGAGCAGGCCCGCATGGACATCCGCCTGGCCAAGACCTTAGTGCTGATTCTGGTGGCCCTCGTCATCTGCTGGGGCCCTGTGCTGGCCATCATGGTCTACGACCTCTTCTGGAAGATGAACAACTTTATCAAGACGGTTTTTGCCTTCTGCAGCATGCTCTGCCTGCTCAACTCCACCATCAACCCCATCATCTACGCCCTGAGGAGTAAGGACCTGCGCCGGGCCTTTCTTAACATCTGCCAGACATGCAGGGGYACTTCTCAACTACTGGACAACAGCGCTGAGTCCGATTGCCACAGCAMGAGCGTAAAAGGCACAGCCACAGCCTACAAATCCACGGCTAGCTGTGCAAACATCACTGTGAAATTGGCCAAYGTTACCCTGTTGGTCTCCCCTGAGACAACTGCGTCTGCCATCATGTGACTGAAGGAATCGACTCTGAAGGAATTATGTAGAATAGTCAATACCCCAACTAGCACTGCACTGAAAGTTTGCTAAACATCAACTTRTAATTCAGTTCTTTGAAGTATATGTAGCTGTAGGATAAGATAATGTGGCTTTTTATTTCAATCTTTCAGAAGAacttcattcatttattttcatagGGAAATAATGGCGATAAGCATTGTTAAACTGCACAGTTGTGTATTTAGTGGCATGCTGATCTGCCCTTTGACTATATGGTTTGTCTCTATAAAGTGCTTGTAGGTGAAATTGGCTGCTGTTTATATTGTAAATTAGTACATTGTGATGGTTTGTAGTTCTTGTCATAAAGCATGCTGTATGAAACTGTTTTGATTCTTATTTTTTGAGTGATGCATAATTGAGGGCCATGTTATGAAATACAAAAGTAGATCATGTACATCTTTTCAATGATTCTCATTATTTAATCTTATGCGGAGACAGATTTCCCACAAAGAAGAACCACAACCACATGTAATGTTGTGCAGCATTAAATAtgttctttccccctctccatatGCATTAAATAAGTGTTTTTCTATGAATACACATTTTAATTTCTgtttcaaataaaaaacattcaGGAAAGCAGCTTGTGaaccacatacagtataatacacatgTATTTCTTGCATCTCATGAGATTGAGGACGGCAAAGTACCTGCAATGCTACTGTGAAGAATAGACCTTGTTATCTCACGAAACAACAGAGACAGAAAAAKTATAACGTTTTTATGTGCAGTTACTTATTCCAAACCAGCTAATTTAGTAATAAGCAATGTATATGAATGTTTTCATCTGATCACAGCAATTGAAACACAATAACCAGTGTATTTTATTGCAGCTGTACTTACACCAAAAGCTTTACAATCCATCATCATCCAAAAACGgacaaaacaatgacaaatgaaAGAAAATCTACAGTTGCCCTCTAAGTCAGTGAAGAACTAAAGGAATGTGAATTTTTAAGATGTCTCTACTAGGATAAAATGTGCACATACTTCATTTACAATCataatttattttcaaaatgattAAACACCTTTATGTGGTTTAGTTTCCAAGCCTCTGAATAAAGTCAAGTGTGCACAGTACTCATAAGGCAGGCACGATATAGTCTTATCAGAAGTAAGTAGTCTTATCGGGCTTTGGTTGTATATGTTTTTGTCAGTCTGGAGGAGAAAGAGGTGTAGGCAGTGGCACATGGGACATGGGATGTTTTGTGAGGTACTGTACTGCCTCGAAAAGTTAGTTAAACccaagataaaaataaatataaagtgaaaaactaacagaaaaggcaCAAAACCTATAAGTGAAACAAGCAATTTCACATTACGGGCCCATGCATTTGCAGAGCAAAAGAGATAGGCAAAGACTAATGGAAATACACCAGTCTTCAAGATTAAAGTAACAAGAATGTGTATGAATATGGCTACTGGATATATACTAATGTATATGGGTAGCAGCGTGAAATGATGTAATTTATTATGTAATTCCATAACCACACAAACGACCAACTTTTGTCTGCACTACAAAGGTTAGTGCTATCCGGAATRCTTGAGACGTCCCTACCCTTATCTAACTCTTtgaccattttacatttcaacttcaatcgGCTAATGTCAGAGTTGGGACGTCCTATGGATCCCAGATTGCAGGGAGCGCAGTCCAAATCCAACCATCATCAGTCTCATCAGCGCATGCCCAACCCACCCGGCATGAGCGCATAATTGAATATTTGACGTCATCAATATGAGAAACAGACGGCTCTGGTGGtcaaaaacaagaaaaagctGACGTTAGCTGCCTTTCAAGATGGTAACGTTAGGCAGCAAGTTATATCTTCGTTTGAATgtataacttagctagctaaggacaTCCAAACAGATAACGTTATAAGATAGGTAAGAGTGTAACAAAAGTCAACGTTACACGGGCGTCGGAGTGATAAGAGGAGGGCAACTTTTCCCCGAAAAGGAAGGGAATTTGTTTTAATTTGGTTggttaacgctagctagctaacgttagcgtgaTAAGTTAGCTAACGGTAGCCAACAACAGTCGCAAGACTCCTTCCTGGACTTGTCGAAGTTgcaaagctagccagctagctgaaAAACCATCAGATAAGCtctttcttagctagctaacgaacgTTAGAAAGCCATTTTCTTTTGTGTTTCGCATTAGCTACACTGTTCCTCGTTCGGTCTTTGTAGACCTTCCTAGGTTCAAATCATGGCGTGTGGAGCGACCCTGAAAAGGACCATGGATTTTGATCCATTGATGAGTCCGACGTCCCCTAAAAGGAGAAGATGTATTCCGGTGTccccatcatcatcctcctcatcaccaCGGAAATACCTTCGCATGGAGCCGTCACCATTTGGAGAAGTGTCATCCAGACTATCAGCTGGTAAGTACTATACCGGATGAACCCAAACTCATACCAGACATCTTGCAAGCCAGGTAGTGGGCAATCTTGCTGCacgttaaaggtccaatgcagcagttgtttttaatcaaaatatcaaataatttatgggtaattaagtaccttactgtgattttaatttaaaacaatagtCAAAAAGAAAAATTGCTGGCAGGCCAAAACTCaattccaccaaaacaggctgaaatttcaggtggtcttttaaAACAGCTCTTATGCTAGAAGGGSatttttcacaatattatttcaacctcatagtgtggaaatataaaacacaggaaaatcacgttaATMGCACTGGGCTTTTTAAGTTAGCATGTTAGCCAATAGCTACTTGTGTTATRGCtgcagctacagtgcattcggaaagtattcagacctcttgactttttccacattttgttacgttacagtcttattctaaaattgattaaataaatgttttttctcaatctacacaaagTACACCATACTgacaattgattggagtccacctgtggRaaattcaattgattggacatgatttggaaaggcacacacctgtctatataaggtccaacagatgacagtgcatgtcagagcaaaaaccaagccatgaagtcgaaggaattgtctgtagatctccgagacaggattgtgtcgaggcagagatctggggaagggtaccaaaaaatgtctgcagcattgaaggtccccaagaacacagtggcctccatcattcttaaatggaagaagtttggaaccaccaagactcttcctagagctgaccgcccagccaaactgagcaatcgtgggagaagggccttggtcagggaggtgaccaagaacccaatggtcactgacagagctccagagttcctctgtggagatgagagaaccttccagaaggacaaccatctctgcagcacttctccaatcaggcctttatggtagagtaactagatggaagccactcctcaataaaaggcacatgacagcccgcttggagtttaccaaaaggctaaaggactctgaccttgaaaaaacaagattctctggtctgatgaaaccaagattgaactctggcctaaatgccaagcgtcacaMctggaggaaacctggcaacatccctacggtgaggcatggtggtggcagcattatgctgtggggatgttctttaGGGGCAGGGACAGgaagactattcaggatcgaggcaaagatgagcgcagcaaaggacagagagatccttgatgaaaacctgctcaggacctcagactagggattaggttcaccttccaacaggacaacgaccctaagcacacagccaagacaacgctggagtggcttcgggacaagtctctgaatgcccggACTTGACCCCATCAAACatatctggagacctgaaaatagctgtgcagcaacgctccacatccaacctgacagagcttgggagaaactccccaaatacagttgtgccaagcttgtagcgtcatacccaagaagactcgaggctgtaatctctgccaaaggtgcatcaacaaagtactgagtaaagggtctgaaaacctatgtaaatgtgatagtgtgtaggttgatgagggSGGGGGCTGTAAcatgaggctgtaacataacaaaatatgggcaaagtcaaggggtctgaatactttccaaatgcactatctTGAAAAAATATCCGTGTTTtcaaacccagaggcgcaacattgtGATACTTACGGGAACGCATTGCGAAGCAGACTTATGGAGCGAGAGACCTGCCATAAGGTTGAACGTACGTATCGTTAGATCATAAGAAAATCGATGTCAattgttaggatcgtaagaaaagccATGCGTGAAACATGAAATGTAAACGTTAAATTTCATCTGTGAACATACAAACACCATGTTACGATTACGGACTAACATTTTAGGCTTGAACAAATCTTGTTGCAATCTTTACGAACAATAATACCTTTTGAGTTTTCTGTCAGTttcatatcaccaacaaacaaaaaaacgcaCACCAAATGGCCTGTGAGGAGTGCTGTATACAAGCACAACACAGCATTAAAAAAAAACGAAAGTCAAGGAAACCGTTAAGAGGTATCCAGCATGTTTTCAAGTTAAGTCTCCATTCTCTATTACTCTTTAGTTAAGTTTACTTCACATTAGGTACTTAATGTAATGGATTTGTTTACCAGCGCAAGTCTAGATAGCACTAGCTGTGTTATGCCTACACCTAGCGGACTGAAACTTCACTGTTGTATCTCTAAAGCATGGGTATATCTCTGGGTGACGTGGACATCCCCATCCATGCACCTTATCAAAATAAGACTAATTCAATATTGCACCATTCCattctctgggctctgtctgcaatcataaccagtagtatctaccaggaataatgaaacatagaaCAATAATAGGTCACTCAATCTTGCCAAAGCATACTCTGTACGAGGGGTTAACATGAATGTAAAataatttgacatgatttatatGAACCGGGTCATGAACATATGGACTGTGAAATGAATAAGGGAGAGGTTAAACGTAGGCTAAGTCCGACATAAGCTTATTCCCACACTTTACAGTAACTCTGTTGCAATGGTCTTAAGTAGTCTCCATATAGGCTATTCCCTCCATCGTGACACTGCTGCCCAGTTGAAGAGCTTGTGATCTCATTGCAGCACCACGCGACTTTGGAAAAGCACCCCTCAGCCTCAGAAGATGCACTTCTGGAGGCACGCAGCCATAGTTATACCCRaatgtaggcctatttgcctACTAGACAAATAAAGTGATGAGCATGCATGATGCGTGCAACTCGTCATTCCAACATATTTGAACATTGCATTCATCCTTCATTCAGGTCAGTCAGTATGCCATCCATTCAGTAATTTGTCTGAGTTGCAATAGGAACTAAATCAAAGAATAGAGCATTCTTATCCATTTATTTATTGAAATCTATGAGTATTCAAAATTATCAAAAGGTTCTTTAGCCTATCATTTTAacaattaaatgtttaatttaggcATATCCAAATAAAAAATCCTAAATTGCAATGTCTAAAAGTTGAAGGCTTTTGTTGAAGGCTATCATTTTGGGTACTGATGTCTTGCGGAATAATTTTAGAACTCTATTTGTGTTTTATACCTGTTTTTATTATAGGGCTCCCCTTTAAAAGAGACCCTAGCTCCCAGGCCTCTAAATATAGCATCTAAATAATTTTAAAACAAAATAGTTGAAGCACGTGCAGTGGCTGATAGCTTAAACAGATCTGGCAATAAGAATAGTCTATAGATAGTCTTTGGGACRCCTTGGCTATTTCGCTCAGGACGGGTTATAGCCAAGACTTAYScaatattttgtttcatcatttATTGACATGGATATAGCCTCTGCGTGATGTGGTTGTGCAACGCAAATGTCTAAAACAAGCCTACATAAAGAGTGGAATTCTTAAAAACAACAGTCAAAATGCCTAATAAAGGCCTATAGTCCGTACTCTGAAATACTGGAAAAAGTGTGATTCATTAGGTTACATGATCACCACAGTAGCCCCACGTGGCtataaaaataaattatgcaaTTATATGGCCATTAAATAACACAACAGCATGGCATATTTTGATAGCGGAATAGGCCTAGCCTAAATCATATTTACTTCTGTGTCTTTATCATTCTCACACAAGTCAAAGGCCCAAGCCAATACTACACCATCTACTGGTATAACGTTGTTATTGAATGCAGATCTAAAAAAAAGCTCTAGACTTATTTTGCAATTGAAACCAGACGCTGCAAAGCAACTAACTTCTGGGCTAGAGttgcttgattgactagctaTCTTCCTTTGCATTGCtgacaaaagtttgtacacatAAAAAAGATCTTTAACCCAGTAAAGTGAGACGTAAATTAAGAATTAAACGTGTAAATGTTCATTCATAGTCGTAACATACGTTTACAGATCTAATTTTACGCTCCATGTTTCATTAATGGCT
This Salvelinus sp. IW2-2015 unplaced genomic scaffold, ASM291031v2 Un_scaffold83, whole genome shotgun sequence DNA region includes the following protein-coding sequences:
- the LOC112068096 gene encoding cannabinoid receptor type 1A-like, translated to MKSALDGIHDTTFRTITNGLQYLGSNDVSYSDPSIDSGFAKTGLHLQKAHSAPLRNYFPGVARDEELIFNGNSIYQTNFSDLVGNGTFVDGGDSIQCGENFVDMECFMILTPSQQLVVAIMALTLGTFTVLENLIVLCVILHSSTLRCRPSYHFIGSLAVADLLGSVIFVYSFLDFHVLHRKDSPNVFLFKLGGVIASFSASVGSLFLTAIDRYISIHRPMAYKRIVTKTKAVIAFCMMWTISIVIAVLPLLGWNCKQLNSVCSDIFPLIDVKYLMFWIGMTSVLLLFIIYAYMFILWKAHHHALRMMSRRSQKSIIVYTAHGTKVQTMRPEQARMDIRLAKTLVLILVALVICWGPVLAIMVYDLFWKMNNFIKTVFAFCSMLCLLNSTINPIIYALRSKDLRRAFLNICQTCRGTSQLLDNSAESDCHSXSVKGTATAYKSTASCANITVKLANVTLLVSPETTASAIM